A single genomic interval of Mucilaginibacter robiniae harbors:
- a CDS encoding YicC/YloC family endoribonuclease encodes MTGYGIAVFDSGSTKYTVEIKSLNSKFLELSLRIPKAFSEKEFQLRTECSKQVERGKVNLSIHTEQTGSAVKAAGIDTALLKHYYEQLQAVSTELNEPAGNLLQLALGLPEVVKYSEDTITEEEWKLVEKTFQQALAAFQQFRADEGKVLQQDLTHRIGLILSNLEQVEVEDPKRIPLIRERLNQYLADAAGSENIDKNRFEQELIYYIDKLDITEEKVRLKTHCQYFMETLKSADANGKKLGFISQEIGREINTLGSKANDAAIQKLVVGMKEELEKIKEQLLNVL; translated from the coding sequence ATGACAGGGTATGGAATTGCTGTATTTGATTCGGGCAGCACCAAATACACCGTTGAGATCAAATCGCTGAACAGCAAATTTCTGGAGCTGTCATTGCGTATTCCCAAAGCTTTTTCCGAAAAAGAGTTTCAATTGCGCACCGAGTGCAGCAAACAGGTGGAACGCGGTAAAGTAAATCTGTCTATACATACCGAGCAAACCGGTTCGGCTGTTAAAGCAGCTGGTATTGATACGGCCTTGCTGAAACACTATTACGAACAATTACAGGCAGTAAGCACCGAACTTAATGAGCCTGCCGGTAACCTGTTACAACTAGCGCTGGGCTTACCCGAAGTAGTAAAATATAGTGAAGATACTATTACTGAAGAGGAATGGAAGCTGGTAGAAAAAACCTTTCAGCAGGCATTAGCAGCTTTTCAGCAGTTCAGAGCCGATGAAGGTAAAGTATTGCAGCAGGATCTAACCCATCGTATAGGTTTAATATTGTCTAATCTGGAACAAGTAGAAGTTGAAGATCCTAAACGCATCCCACTAATACGCGAACGCCTGAACCAATATTTGGCTGATGCTGCAGGTAGCGAAAATATTGATAAGAACCGCTTTGAACAGGAGCTGATCTATTATATTGATAAGCTAGATATTACAGAAGAGAAAGTTCGCCTGAAAACCCATTGCCAATACTTTATGGAAACCCTGAAAAGTGCTGATGCAAATGGTAAAAAACTAGGCTTTATCTCGCAGGAAATTGGTCGTGAAATTAACACCCTGGGTTCTAAAGCAAACGATGCTGCCATACAAAAGCTGGTAGTAGGCATGAAAGAAGAACTGGAAAAAATAAAAGAACAACTATTGAACGTACTGTAG
- the nadD gene encoding nicotinate (nicotinamide) nucleotide adenylyltransferase produces MKIGLLFGSFNPIHIGHLIIANYMANHTELDKVWLVVTPQNPLKKYGSLINTYDRLEMARLATDNAENIEVSDAELKLPQPSYTIDTLTYLKEKYPQHEFVLIMGSDNLASLHKWKNYKLILRDYRIYVYPRPGYENADLASHPSVTITMTPLMELSATFIRNAIAAGKNVQYFVPDAVLQFMESKNLYK; encoded by the coding sequence ATGAAAATAGGGCTGTTATTTGGTTCGTTTAATCCTATTCATATTGGACACTTAATAATTGCTAATTATATGGCTAACCATACCGAACTGGATAAAGTATGGTTAGTGGTTACTCCGCAAAACCCGTTAAAAAAGTACGGTAGCCTGATTAATACTTATGATAGGCTGGAAATGGCCCGGCTGGCTACCGATAACGCTGAAAATATTGAGGTGAGTGATGCAGAACTGAAATTACCTCAGCCTTCCTATACTATTGATACACTTACTTACCTGAAAGAAAAATATCCGCAGCATGAGTTTGTGCTCATTATGGGGTCAGATAACCTGGCCAGTTTGCACAAGTGGAAAAACTACAAACTTATTTTACGCGATTACCGGATTTATGTTTATCCGCGTCCGGGATATGAAAACGCCGATCTGGCTTCACATCCATCCGTAACTATTACCATGACGCCGCTGATGGAACTTTCGGCTACCTTCATCCGCAACGCCATAGCTGCCGGCAAAAACGTACAATATTTTGTGCCCGATGCAGTGTTGCAATTTATGGAGAGTAAAAATTTGTATAAATAA
- the miaE gene encoding tRNA-(ms[2]io[6]A)-hydroxylase produces the protein MSEKTILKLQLPTDPRWVTNVVESNIEEILTDHAFCEQKAASNAITLIVQNPDLSDLVQEMALLVQEEMDHFKRVHDIILARGYVLGRERKDDYVGELLKFLKKGGSRKEQLIDRLLFAAMIEARSCERFKVLSENINDDELAAFYHELMISEATHYTTFIRLAKKHAGGIDVESRWTAFLAYEAQVIQNYGKKETIHG, from the coding sequence GTGAGCGAGAAAACTATCCTGAAACTGCAATTGCCTACCGACCCACGCTGGGTTACCAATGTGGTAGAAAGCAATATTGAAGAAATTTTAACCGATCATGCTTTTTGTGAGCAGAAAGCGGCTAGTAATGCCATTACCCTGATTGTACAAAATCCTGATTTAAGCGACTTAGTACAGGAAATGGCTTTGCTGGTGCAGGAAGAGATGGACCATTTTAAGCGGGTACATGATATTATTCTGGCACGTGGCTATGTGTTAGGCCGAGAACGTAAGGATGATTATGTTGGCGAACTACTGAAGTTTTTGAAAAAGGGCGGTAGCCGTAAAGAGCAGTTGATTGATCGGCTGTTGTTTGCAGCCATGATTGAAGCGCGCAGTTGCGAACGCTTTAAAGTGCTTTCAGAAAATATTAATGATGATGAGCTGGCGGCTTTTTACCACGAGCTGATGATTAGCGAGGCTACGCACTATACCACCTTTATACGCTTGGCTAAAAAACATGCCGGTGGTATTGACGTAGAATCCCGTTGGACCGCCTTTTTAGCTTACGAGGCTCAAGTTATACAGAACTATGGCAAAAAAGAAACTATACACGGTTAA
- the rnc gene encoding ribonuclease III: MPVSRLYKLYLSPHRKYVRTLKNLLGFVPGNLSLYRLAFRHKSVAKSVKQGVKNSNERLEFLGDAVLGSVVAEVLFKMYPYKDEGFLTELRSKMVNRNNLNQLGRKLGFEQLVEYDNRMINATRQGSLMGDAFEALVGAVYLDKGYDFTKNFLINHIIKSHIDIHTLEQTETNFKSKLIEWCQRHGKDVLFEVAQNQDGESNKLFTVQVNIDGEVVGQGKEFSKKNAEKLAAEKACEALGI, encoded by the coding sequence ATGCCTGTTAGCCGGTTATATAAGTTATACTTATCTCCTCACCGTAAATACGTCAGAACTTTAAAAAATTTGCTCGGCTTCGTGCCGGGCAATTTGTCTTTATACCGTTTGGCTTTCCGGCACAAGTCAGTAGCTAAATCCGTAAAGCAAGGCGTTAAAAACAGTAACGAGCGGTTGGAGTTTTTGGGTGATGCCGTACTGGGCAGCGTTGTAGCCGAGGTATTATTTAAAATGTACCCGTATAAAGACGAGGGCTTTTTAACCGAGCTGCGCTCCAAAATGGTAAACCGTAACAACCTGAACCAACTAGGCCGCAAGCTAGGCTTTGAACAATTGGTGGAGTATGATAACCGCATGATTAATGCGACCCGCCAGGGTTCATTAATGGGCGATGCCTTTGAGGCGCTGGTAGGTGCCGTATATCTGGATAAAGGATACGATTTTACCAAGAACTTCTTGATTAATCACATCATCAAATCGCATATTGATATTCATACGCTTGAGCAAACCGAAACTAATTTCAAGAGTAAATTAATTGAGTGGTGCCAGCGTCATGGTAAAGATGTGTTGTTTGAAGTGGCTCAAAATCAAGATGGGGAAAGTAATAAATTGTTTACCGTACAGGTAAATATTGATGGCGAAGTAGTAGGGCAAGGAAAAGAATTCAGTAAAAAGAATGCTGAAAAACTAGCTGCCGAAAAGGCTTGCGAAGCTTTAGGGATTTAA
- the rlmD gene encoding 23S rRNA (uracil(1939)-C(5))-methyltransferase RlmD yields the protein MRKKAAPNKLFEDVTIIDIAEEGKGVGKADDFVLFVEKAVPGDVADLEVYRKKKNFGEAKIVALKQPSVHRTEPFCEHFGTCGGCKWQHMTYEAQLQFKQKTVTDALSRLAKVEVSCASPILPSPADRYYRNKLEFTFSNKRWLNDGENRTDEPMNMDALGFHIPGRFDKILDIHHCYLQTDPSNDLRLRIRDFAKQHNISFYNLKAHEGALRNLIIRTAVTGELMVIVVFAYATEEEVKLVMAFVEQEFPQITSLLYILNQKKNDTIFDQEVIAWKGPEYIHERMDDIQFRIGPKSFYQTNAVQAQRLYEVARDFAQFKGDELVYDLYTGAGTIANFVAGHVHNVVGVEYVPSAIEDAKINSAINNIHNTQFYAGDMKDVLDAEFVSIHGKPNVIITDPPRAGMHADVVNRLMEIEAEKIVYVSCNVATQARDLLVLKEKYNVTQIQPVDMFPHTQHVENVVLLELKK from the coding sequence ATGAGGAAAAAAGCTGCGCCAAACAAGCTGTTTGAAGACGTAACCATTATTGACATTGCCGAAGAAGGCAAAGGCGTTGGCAAAGCCGACGATTTTGTACTGTTTGTAGAAAAAGCCGTACCAGGCGATGTAGCCGACCTGGAAGTATATCGTAAAAAGAAAAATTTTGGCGAAGCCAAAATTGTAGCACTTAAGCAACCATCGGTTCACCGTACCGAGCCTTTCTGTGAGCATTTTGGTACCTGCGGCGGTTGCAAATGGCAACACATGACCTACGAGGCCCAGTTACAGTTTAAACAAAAAACGGTAACTGATGCCCTGAGCCGCTTGGCTAAGGTAGAGGTAAGCTGCGCCTCACCTATTTTACCCTCACCGGCCGATCGTTATTACCGTAACAAATTAGAGTTTACCTTTTCAAACAAGCGCTGGCTGAACGATGGTGAAAACCGCACCGATGAGCCTATGAATATGGATGCCTTGGGCTTTCACATTCCGGGACGGTTTGATAAAATATTGGACATTCACCATTGCTACCTGCAAACCGATCCATCTAACGATTTACGCCTGCGCATACGCGATTTTGCCAAACAGCATAACATCAGCTTCTATAATTTAAAAGCTCATGAAGGAGCTTTGCGCAACCTCATCATTCGTACGGCAGTAACCGGCGAATTAATGGTGATTGTGGTATTTGCTTATGCTACCGAAGAAGAAGTAAAGCTGGTGATGGCGTTTGTAGAACAGGAGTTTCCGCAAATTACCTCGTTACTATACATCCTGAACCAGAAAAAGAACGATACTATTTTTGATCAGGAAGTAATTGCCTGGAAAGGTCCGGAATATATTCATGAACGTATGGATGACATACAGTTCCGCATAGGCCCGAAATCATTTTACCAGACCAATGCCGTGCAAGCTCAGCGTTTATACGAGGTAGCGCGCGATTTTGCCCAGTTTAAAGGCGATGAACTGGTGTACGATTTATATACCGGTGCCGGTACCATTGCCAACTTTGTAGCGGGCCATGTACACAATGTAGTTGGGGTTGAATACGTGCCTTCGGCTATTGAAGATGCCAAAATTAATTCAGCCATCAACAATATTCATAATACCCAGTTTTATGCCGGTGATATGAAAGATGTACTGGATGCCGAATTTGTATCTATTCATGGCAAACCTAATGTAATTATTACCGACCCGCCACGTGCCGGTATGCACGCCGATGTGGTAAACCGCCTGATGGAGATTGAAGCCGAAAAAATCGTGTATGTGAGCTGCAACGTAGCCACACAAGCGCGTGATTTATTGGTTTTAAAAGAAAAATACAACGTAACACAAATACAACCGGTAGATATGTTTCCGCATACACAGCATGTGGAAAATGTGGTACTACTGGAATTAAAGAAGTAA
- a CDS encoding phosphoribosyltransferase family protein, which yields MPDKRILILNHQQIQQKIDRIAYQILEDNLDEPEVIIAGIMPQGSLIAQRIKQVLEQIAPFTCRMINIELDKQSHTLQFSTDEDVNTCSNKVVVLVDDVLNSGKTLAYGFGVFLDVPLKKLRTVVLVDRNHKSFPVSTDYSGIALSTVIKEHVYVSISESGEEDAVYLG from the coding sequence ATGCCTGATAAAAGAATACTGATACTGAACCATCAGCAGATACAGCAAAAAATTGATCGTATTGCCTACCAGATTCTGGAAGATAACTTAGATGAGCCTGAGGTAATTATAGCTGGTATTATGCCTCAGGGTAGCCTGATTGCTCAACGCATCAAACAGGTACTGGAGCAAATTGCCCCCTTTACCTGCCGCATGATTAATATTGAACTGGATAAACAAAGCCACACGTTACAGTTCAGCACTGATGAGGATGTAAATACTTGCAGTAACAAGGTGGTAGTTTTGGTAGATGATGTACTGAACAGCGGCAAAACCTTAGCCTACGGTTTCGGCGTTTTCCTGGACGTTCCGCTTAAAAAACTACGTACCGTAGTATTGGTTGACCGTAATCATAAAAGCTTTCCGGTAAGCACCGACTACTCTGGTATTGCGCTTTCTACCGTAATCAAAGAGCACGTGTACGTATCAATTAGCGAAAGTGGCGAAGAGGATGCGGTTTATTTGGGGTAA
- a CDS encoding M13 family metallopeptidase yields MTKISTKTLIYAATITALGLSAYTVAPLIDPKNDPVYKNLDTSVKPGDNFFEYANGGWIKRNPIPAAYSSWGIGNEVGEEIRERLRKINEDAEKANAPKGSASQKIGDFYYSGLDTVTIEKEGIAPIQSELAMIDGIKNVQDILHVSAYLNTYGTRGIIGAGVGQDAKNSTKMMVHLRQSGLGLANRDYYFRTDARTTRIREDYRTKHLPAMLKLAGWNEQMATQGAESVFKIEKYLAENNRKLEDMRDPYRNYNKMSVAQLNQLTPEISWPVLFKDLELKAVDSVIVGQPEYYKAVNTALKTFGIDDWKAYLRWKVISTNASYLSKAIEDENFRFSGTVLSGRKEQLPRWKRVLDTENGIMGEILGQLFVKEYFPVQAKARYTQMVENVRIAFREHIEKLDWMSPQTKQKALTKLNAVHPKVGYPDHWKDFSTLVIDRKSYAGNVIRARHWAYLNSVNKLGKPVDHQEWNMTPQTYNANYSPSNNEITLPAAQFIIPGVKDADVDDAVVYGYAAASTIGHEITHGFDDQGRQFDAKGNLKAWWTPQDSAKFTQRAQLLVNQFNNQVVLDSLHINGKATLGENIADLGGIVIGLTAFEKTQQYKEGKPINGLTPLQRFFLGYALGWLGHTRNEALANQILTDVHSPGFLRVNVPFTDVPEFYTAFQIKPGDKMWVDPDKRVKIW; encoded by the coding sequence ATGACTAAAATTTCTACTAAAACGTTGATTTATGCGGCTACCATTACTGCTTTAGGCTTATCAGCCTATACAGTTGCGCCGCTTATTGATCCTAAAAATGATCCGGTTTACAAAAACTTGGATACTTCCGTAAAGCCGGGTGATAACTTTTTTGAATATGCCAATGGCGGTTGGATTAAGCGCAACCCTATTCCGGCAGCTTACTCCAGCTGGGGTATTGGTAACGAAGTAGGTGAAGAAATTCGTGAACGCTTACGTAAAATTAACGAGGACGCCGAAAAAGCCAATGCACCTAAAGGTTCTGCCTCACAAAAAATAGGCGACTTTTACTACAGTGGCTTGGATACAGTAACCATCGAAAAGGAAGGTATTGCCCCTATTCAATCCGAGCTGGCCATGATTGATGGTATTAAGAATGTACAGGATATTCTGCATGTATCGGCCTACCTGAACACTTATGGCACTCGCGGCATTATAGGCGCTGGTGTAGGGCAAGATGCTAAAAACAGTACTAAAATGATGGTGCACCTGCGTCAGAGTGGTTTAGGTTTGGCTAATCGCGATTATTACTTCCGTACAGATGCCCGCACTACCCGCATTCGGGAAGATTACCGTACCAAGCACTTGCCTGCCATGCTGAAGTTAGCGGGCTGGAATGAGCAAATGGCAACTCAAGGTGCCGAGAGCGTATTCAAAATTGAAAAGTACCTGGCTGAGAACAACCGTAAGTTGGAAGACATGCGCGATCCTTACCGCAACTACAATAAAATGTCAGTAGCGCAACTTAATCAGTTAACACCAGAAATCAGTTGGCCAGTACTATTTAAAGATTTAGAGCTGAAAGCTGTAGATTCAGTAATTGTAGGTCAGCCAGAATATTATAAAGCTGTAAACACCGCCTTAAAAACCTTTGGCATTGATGACTGGAAAGCTTATTTGCGCTGGAAAGTAATTTCTACAAACGCCAGTTACCTGAGCAAGGCTATCGAAGATGAAAACTTCCGTTTCAGTGGTACTGTACTATCAGGTCGTAAAGAACAACTGCCACGCTGGAAACGAGTGTTGGATACGGAAAATGGCATCATGGGTGAAATTTTAGGCCAGCTGTTTGTAAAGGAATACTTCCCGGTACAGGCTAAAGCCCGTTATACGCAGATGGTAGAGAATGTTCGGATCGCTTTTCGCGAGCATATTGAGAAGTTAGATTGGATGAGCCCGCAAACCAAGCAAAAAGCGCTTACCAAATTAAACGCCGTTCACCCTAAAGTGGGCTACCCTGACCATTGGAAAGATTTCTCCACGTTGGTTATCGATCGTAAATCATACGCTGGCAATGTGATTCGGGCACGCCACTGGGCTTATCTGAACAGCGTAAACAAGTTAGGCAAACCGGTTGACCACCAGGAATGGAACATGACGCCGCAAACTTACAATGCCAACTACAGCCCATCCAACAATGAAATTACCTTACCTGCTGCACAGTTCATTATTCCAGGTGTTAAGGATGCTGATGTAGATGATGCTGTGGTATATGGTTATGCAGCCGCTTCTACTATCGGACATGAAATCACCCATGGGTTTGACGATCAAGGCCGGCAGTTTGATGCCAAAGGTAACTTGAAAGCTTGGTGGACACCACAGGATTCAGCCAAATTTACTCAACGAGCCCAGTTGCTGGTAAACCAGTTTAACAACCAAGTAGTGCTGGATAGCTTGCATATAAACGGTAAAGCTACGCTAGGCGAAAACATTGCCGACTTAGGCGGTATTGTAATTGGCTTAACGGCTTTCGAAAAAACACAGCAGTACAAAGAGGGTAAGCCCATTAATGGTTTAACGCCATTGCAACGTTTCTTTTTAGGCTATGCATTGGGCTGGTTGGGCCATACGCGTAACGAGGCCTTAGCTAACCAGATTTTAACTGATGTACACTCCCCTGGCTTTTTACGGGTCAATGTACCTTTTACTGACGTGCCTGAATTTTATACCGCCTTTCAAATTAAGCCCGGCGATAAAATGTGGGTTGATCCGGATAAGCGAGTAAAAATTTGGTAA
- the pnuC gene encoding nicotinamide riboside transporter PnuC yields MQVFHILVDWFHQQSWLELIGVVTGLLCVYLAAINNIWNWPFAIINTAIYVYIFGHAALYADMGQNAYLLIINIYGWYYWSRQPQNAPKVLIKLMSRKQVLAFILIVALITPVLGFALTQLAPLLHYQPAAYPYLDSFCTVCSLVAQIYMARKVLENWLIWIFVDIIYVGVYLSKHLQPTAFMFAVYAIIALLGYFDWRKEYGTQGKA; encoded by the coding sequence ATGCAGGTATTCCACATATTGGTTGATTGGTTTCACCAGCAAAGCTGGCTGGAATTAATAGGCGTAGTTACGGGTTTGCTTTGCGTATATCTTGCCGCCATTAACAATATCTGGAACTGGCCTTTTGCCATTATTAATACGGCCATTTACGTTTACATTTTCGGTCATGCGGCACTATATGCCGATATGGGGCAGAATGCCTATTTGCTGATTATTAACATTTATGGTTGGTATTACTGGAGCAGGCAGCCCCAAAATGCGCCTAAAGTCCTTATTAAGCTCATGAGCCGCAAGCAGGTGTTGGCATTTATCCTGATTGTTGCGCTGATTACGCCTGTTTTGGGCTTTGCGCTTACTCAATTAGCTCCCCTATTGCATTATCAGCCGGCTGCTTACCCTTACCTGGATAGCTTTTGTACGGTATGTAGCCTGGTAGCCCAAATATATATGGCCCGTAAGGTGCTGGAGAATTGGTTAATCTGGATTTTTGTGGATATTATATACGTAGGCGTTTACTTGAGCAAACACCTGCAGCCTACGGCTTTCATGTTTGCCGTATATGCTATTATTGCCTTATTAGGCTATTTTGATTGGCGTAAAGAGTATGGGACTCAAGGCAAAGCATAA
- the gmk gene encoding guanylate kinase — MSKLLIFSAPSGAGKTTIVHHLLTKFPELEFSISATTREARGDEKNGSDYYFISKEEFLHRIAKKQFVEFEEVYSGTFYGTLRQEIERIWKNGKVVIFDIDVEGGLHLKRKYQDQALAIFVQPPSLEVLMERLTGRGTDSESKLKERFEKAGKELNYAPKFDVILKNYDLEVACKEAEQLVSDFLRK, encoded by the coding sequence ATGAGTAAACTGCTTATATTTTCTGCTCCCTCGGGTGCCGGCAAAACCACTATTGTACATCATTTGCTTACCAAGTTCCCGGAACTGGAATTTTCTATATCAGCCACTACTCGCGAAGCTAGGGGAGATGAGAAAAACGGCTCAGACTATTACTTTATCAGCAAAGAAGAATTTTTGCACCGTATTGCCAAAAAACAGTTTGTAGAATTTGAAGAAGTATATTCGGGCACGTTTTACGGAACGCTACGTCAGGAAATTGAACGGATCTGGAAAAACGGTAAAGTCGTGATTTTTGATATTGATGTAGAAGGCGGTCTGCACTTAAAACGTAAATATCAAGATCAAGCGCTGGCTATATTTGTACAGCCACCATCATTAGAAGTATTGATGGAACGCCTGACCGGCCGGGGTACCGACAGTGAATCCAAACTGAAAGAACGTTTTGAAAAAGCTGGTAAAGAGCTGAACTATGCTCCAAAGTTTGATGTTATTCTTAAAAACTACGACCTGGAAGTAGCTTGCAAAGAGGCAGAACAACTAGTAAGTGATTTTTTAAGGAAATAA
- a CDS encoding shikimate kinase: MNNSQIVFLIGFMGCGKTTLGRKLASRLGYPFFDLDHLLEEQAGMSVTEYFSSFGETAFRLAEAEILKQTAYGETAVVSTGGGLPCHFDNMDWMNAHGKTIYIQLSPKTLASRLEHGKEHRPLLRDKHGDELVTFIAEKLAERESFYQLAQIIADGISLTAERVEEILKG, from the coding sequence ATGAATAATTCGCAAATTGTTTTCCTGATTGGCTTTATGGGATGTGGTAAAACCACGTTGGGGCGCAAGTTGGCCAGCCGCTTAGGCTATCCTTTTTTTGATTTGGACCATTTGCTGGAAGAGCAGGCGGGCATGAGTGTAACCGAGTACTTTTCAAGTTTTGGTGAAACGGCTTTTCGGCTAGCCGAGGCGGAAATCTTAAAGCAAACGGCTTATGGTGAAACAGCTGTTGTTTCAACGGGTGGCGGTCTGCCTTGCCATTTTGATAATATGGATTGGATGAATGCACATGGCAAAACTATTTACATTCAGTTATCACCCAAAACCTTAGCCAGCCGCTTGGAACATGGTAAAGAACACCGCCCTTTACTGCGCGATAAACATGGTGATGAGCTGGTAACATTCATCGCTGAAAAACTGGCAGAGCGCGAAAGCTTTTACCAGCTGGCACAAATTATTGCTGATGGGATAAGTTTAACCGCAGAAAGGGTAGAGGAGATATTAAAAGGCTAA
- a CDS encoding type II toxin-antitoxin system RelE/ParE family toxin, with the protein MESKQLQVEWTKRSLTDTLAIKRYLLRKLSPKELSKFYKLLQHFEKLVAIYPDLYPASTTKPGLHRAVLSKELSVYYTVSETKITVIAALDNRMDFTKKL; encoded by the coding sequence ATGGAGAGTAAGCAGTTACAGGTTGAATGGACTAAACGTTCACTGACTGACACTTTAGCTATAAAGCGATATCTGCTTCGCAAACTTTCACCAAAAGAGCTTAGTAAATTTTATAAGCTTCTTCAGCATTTTGAAAAATTGGTAGCCATTTATCCAGATTTATATCCAGCCAGTACAACAAAACCTGGATTGCACAGAGCAGTACTCAGCAAGGAATTATCTGTTTACTATACAGTATCTGAAACAAAAATCACTGTTATTGCTGCTTTAGATAACAGAATGGATTTTACTAAAAAGCTTTAG
- a CDS encoding FUSC family protein → MKQILKDRSFQLSIILTFIFLGTGITFLFLGWVYYSWVLFILLPLILGLAIGAIPNTRYVLIGAIVATIICLMGLYVPGLSGLLCIVMTLPIVVPIICIGYIVTHLAKRYDEIKSTNLLPVLLIPLIPFLIAAPVEQRIRKDEQAIIEVKTVGVFNYTSQQVYDAIKSVDTLDADKPFLMNFDLPIPTKCVLEKEEVGGLRTCYFKGGRLSNADFGGGTIVEKITRLQKGKVLQMDVVNYNLIGRKWLGFKQAIYYFDSVGAHQCKMTRITTYTSVLTPRWYWEPLEKMGIRQEHDYVFSNLEKDLKRKYRSVISH, encoded by the coding sequence ATGAAGCAAATACTTAAAGACAGAAGCTTTCAGCTTTCCATTATTTTAACTTTCATCTTTCTAGGTACAGGCATTACATTCTTGTTTCTGGGATGGGTATATTATAGCTGGGTACTTTTCATTTTGTTGCCGCTTATATTAGGTTTAGCAATAGGTGCCATACCCAATACCCGGTATGTACTGATCGGTGCTATTGTGGCTACAATCATTTGTTTGATGGGACTATACGTACCAGGGCTTTCAGGACTGCTATGTATTGTAATGACTTTACCCATTGTAGTTCCAATTATTTGTATAGGTTATATTGTTACCCATTTGGCAAAACGTTATGATGAAATTAAATCAACTAACCTGCTTCCTGTTTTGCTAATACCCCTGATCCCTTTTCTGATAGCAGCACCTGTAGAACAACGCATCCGTAAAGATGAGCAAGCTATTATTGAAGTTAAAACAGTAGGTGTGTTTAATTACACGTCGCAACAGGTATATGATGCTATCAAATCTGTAGATACTTTAGATGCTGATAAGCCCTTTTTAATGAACTTTGATTTACCTATACCTACTAAATGTGTACTGGAAAAGGAGGAAGTGGGAGGGTTAAGAACTTGTTATTTTAAAGGTGGCCGATTAAGTAATGCCGATTTTGGAGGAGGTACTATTGTTGAGAAGATTACGCGCTTGCAGAAGGGTAAAGTATTGCAAATGGATGTGGTAAATTACAACTTAATAGGCCGTAAGTGGCTGGGGTTTAAGCAGGCCATTTACTACTTTGATAGCGTAGGTGCTCACCAATGTAAAATGACCAGGATAACCACTTACACCTCTGTACTTACACCTCGCTGGTACTGGGAGCCCTTAGAAAAGATGGGGATTAGACAAGAGCACGATTACGTATTTAGTAACTTGGAGAAGGATTTAAAAAGAAAGTACCGGAGCGTTATAAGTCATTGA